The Lactobacillus sp. ESL0680 genome has a segment encoding these proteins:
- the trxA gene encoding thioredoxin, which translates to MVDELTDENFEEETKDGVVLTDFWATWCGPCKMQSPVVDQLAEERQDVKFTKMDVDQNKETPSALGIMAIPTMIIKKDGKIVDRLTGYTPKPKLDQILSQYTD; encoded by the coding sequence ATGGTTGATGAATTAACAGATGAAAACTTTGAAGAAGAAACTAAAGATGGTGTTGTGTTAACAGACTTTTGGGCAACTTGGTGTGGTCCATGTAAGATGCAATCACCAGTTGTTGACCAATTGGCTGAAGAACGTCAAGACGTTAAGTTCACCAAGATGGATGTTGACCAAAACAAGGAAACGCCAAGTGCCTTGGGAATTATGGCAATTCCAACTATGATTATTAAAAAGGACGGCAAGATTGTCGACCGTTTAACTGGTTATACACCAAAGCCAAAGCTTGACCAAATCTTGAGTCAATATACTGACTAA
- a CDS encoding endonuclease MutS2, whose translation MNNKILKTLEFAKITQNLADQAITAPAKRRAATLKPSGDFAQVKLSLEQTLALVNLLRIKGRLPLTDFEDVRPSTKRLRIKANLNAKELGNILLVLVLANEVNSFLEDVDGEQLNLEAISEISSKLDVPEMLLNELKRALDFDGEILDTASSNLARLRHDLKSNDEEIKLRMDAYTKGSSSKYLSEQIVTIRDDRYVIPVKQEYRAKFGGVVHDQSASGQTLFVEPGAVLNLNNRQQNLLAQERQEIHRILRQLSDLAREEVTRLDAIASGLTELDFLQAKAHLARLMKATEPKLNQHQELNLLQARHPLIDPEKVVPNDIRLGGEFDTVLITGPNTGGKTITLKTAGLLQLMAQAGLFVPAAEGSQVSVFKDICADIGDEQSIEQSLSTFSSHINDIIQIMKKVDDQTLVLIDEIGAGTDPEEGASLAISILDFLRKKKAKIMVTTHYPELKLYGYNRPRTTNASMEFDIKTLSPTYRFQIGIPGHSNAFAIARRLGMREDVVKNAQELMSDENSDINTMIIRLDKQTKAATDARNHLESSLDRSEKLAEKLQQALDWYNQRVQKQLEFAQERANEVVAKKRKKADQIIAKLEKQHGNVKQNEVIDAKGEFNQLAKQEENLAHNKVLQREKKRHHVAVGDRVKVLSYGQVGNVTKRLGNHQYEVQMGIIKVKVSDRDVEKIAGEVKAKPQKMVRATSANRRSNARSELDLRGQRYDEAMTNLDRYIDSVLLAGLDVVTIIHGIGTGAIRKGVWQYLASSSHVDSYNYAPANEGGNGATIVHLK comes from the coding sequence ATGAATAACAAAATATTAAAAACGTTAGAATTTGCCAAAATTACACAGAATTTGGCGGACCAAGCGATTACGGCACCAGCTAAAAGGCGGGCGGCAACTTTGAAGCCGAGTGGTGATTTTGCTCAAGTTAAATTATCTTTAGAACAGACGTTGGCGTTAGTTAACTTGCTGCGCATTAAGGGTCGATTGCCGCTGACGGACTTTGAGGATGTGCGCCCCAGCACCAAGCGTTTGCGGATCAAGGCAAACTTAAATGCTAAAGAGCTCGGGAACATACTACTTGTTTTAGTGTTAGCCAATGAAGTTAATAGCTTTTTAGAAGATGTTGATGGCGAGCAGTTGAACTTAGAAGCAATTAGTGAGATTTCTTCTAAGTTAGATGTTCCCGAAATGTTACTGAATGAGTTGAAACGTGCACTGGATTTTGACGGTGAAATTTTGGATACAGCTTCAAGCAATTTGGCACGGTTACGTCATGATCTAAAAAGTAACGATGAAGAAATTAAATTGCGAATGGATGCTTACACCAAGGGCAGCAGCAGTAAATATTTGTCAGAACAAATTGTGACCATTCGTGATGACCGTTATGTTATTCCGGTTAAGCAAGAATATCGGGCAAAATTTGGTGGTGTGGTTCATGACCAAAGTGCAAGTGGGCAGACCTTGTTTGTGGAACCAGGCGCGGTTCTTAATTTGAATAATCGTCAGCAAAATTTACTCGCCCAAGAGCGGCAAGAAATTCACCGAATTTTACGGCAATTATCGGATTTGGCACGTGAGGAAGTGACACGGCTTGATGCAATTGCCTCAGGCTTAACCGAACTGGACTTTTTGCAGGCTAAGGCACATTTGGCGCGGCTGATGAAGGCCACTGAACCAAAATTAAATCAACATCAAGAATTAAATTTACTGCAGGCACGTCATCCGCTGATTGATCCAGAAAAGGTTGTACCTAATGATATTCGTTTGGGCGGCGAATTTGATACGGTATTAATTACCGGTCCTAACACTGGTGGTAAGACAATTACGTTAAAAACCGCTGGCTTATTGCAATTAATGGCTCAAGCTGGGTTATTTGTTCCAGCGGCTGAGGGCAGTCAGGTCAGCGTTTTCAAAGATATTTGTGCTGATATTGGTGATGAACAGTCAATTGAGCAATCGCTGAGTACTTTTTCATCGCACATTAACGATATCATTCAAATTATGAAGAAGGTTGACGACCAGACGCTTGTGCTAATTGATGAAATTGGCGCGGGAACTGATCCAGAAGAAGGTGCTAGTCTGGCGATCAGTATTTTGGACTTTTTGCGTAAGAAAAAAGCTAAAATCATGGTCACAACGCACTATCCAGAATTAAAACTCTATGGCTACAATCGACCGCGGACAACCAATGCGTCAATGGAATTTGATATTAAGACATTATCGCCAACGTATCGTTTCCAAATTGGCATTCCGGGTCACAGTAATGCCTTTGCAATTGCGCGGCGGCTTGGTATGCGTGAAGATGTTGTTAAGAATGCGCAGGAACTAATGTCGGACGAAAATTCGGACATCAATACGATGATTATTCGCTTAGATAAGCAAACCAAGGCGGCAACTGATGCGCGTAATCATTTGGAGAGCAGTCTTGACCGCAGTGAAAAGTTAGCAGAAAAACTGCAGCAGGCATTGGATTGGTACAATCAACGTGTGCAAAAGCAACTTGAGTTTGCACAAGAACGGGCAAATGAAGTTGTTGCCAAAAAGCGCAAAAAAGCCGATCAAATCATTGCTAAACTAGAGAAGCAACACGGCAACGTTAAGCAAAATGAGGTAATTGATGCCAAGGGTGAATTTAACCAATTAGCTAAACAGGAAGAAAACTTGGCACACAATAAGGTCTTGCAGCGCGAAAAGAAACGGCATCACGTTGCGGTTGGCGACCGTGTTAAAGTCCTGTCTTATGGTCAAGTGGGCAATGTTACTAAGCGCTTAGGCAACCACCAATATGAAGTCCAGATGGGCATTATTAAAGTTAAAGTTAGCGATCGTGACGTTGAAAAAATCGCTGGTGAAGTAAAAGCTAAACCGCAAAAAATGGTGCGGGCAACTAGTGCTAATCGCCGCAGCAATGCCCGTAGTGAACTCGATTTGCGCGGACAGCGTTATGATGAGGCCATGACCAACTTGGATCGTTATATTGATTCAGTTTTGTTAGCAGGACTAGACGTTGTGACAATTATTCACGGTATTGGTACTGGGGCAATTCGCAAGGGTGTTTGGCAATATTTGGCTTCCAGCAGTCATGTCGATAGCTATAATTATGCTCCGGCAAATGAAGGCGGCAATGGAGCGACAATTGTTCATTTGAAGTAA
- a CDS encoding YslB family protein: MQMNNQQNEHVYFVNQLYRDFLLPQILGEDNEAILYWAGKRIARKYDLTSFDDVNDFFAVTEFGTLTKLKEKRTAIVFELTGQNVVDRLNSGSREFSLEAGIIAEAIQKETGRTTECELTIDDKKKKVTLTARLD, from the coding sequence ATGCAAATGAACAACCAACAAAACGAACATGTCTACTTTGTTAACCAGCTGTACCGCGATTTTTTATTACCACAAATTTTGGGTGAAGATAATGAGGCCATTTTGTATTGGGCCGGCAAACGAATTGCCCGCAAATATGACTTAACTTCATTCGATGATGTTAACGACTTTTTTGCTGTCACCGAATTCGGTACATTGACTAAACTCAAAGAAAAACGCACAGCTATTGTATTTGAATTAACTGGACAGAATGTGGTCGACAGATTAAATAGCGGCAGTCGCGAATTTTCGCTTGAAGCCGGTATTATTGCCGAAGCAATCCAAAAAGAAACGGGCCGCACGACTGAATGCGAATTAACAATTGACGATAAAAAGAAAAAGGTTACCTTGACTGCTCGCCTTGATTAA
- the ruvX gene encoding Holliday junction resolvase RuvX has protein sequence MRLIGLDVGSKTVGVAVSDELGITAQKVETIPIDEAKFSFGMRPLKKIVKQYDADGFVLGLPKNMDGSSGNSVARSKAYGKRLADKFGLPVYYSDERLTTIESRRVLVEEAGIHDRHQRKEIIDQMAAVLILQNYLDLHRKD, from the coding sequence ATGCGCTTAATTGGTTTAGATGTCGGATCCAAGACAGTTGGTGTTGCGGTTAGTGACGAATTAGGAATTACTGCGCAAAAGGTAGAAACGATTCCAATTGACGAAGCTAAGTTTAGTTTTGGCATGCGGCCGCTTAAAAAGATTGTCAAGCAATATGATGCGGATGGTTTTGTTTTGGGCTTGCCCAAGAATATGGACGGCTCGTCCGGTAATTCAGTTGCCCGCAGTAAGGCTTATGGTAAACGGCTTGCTGATAAGTTCGGTCTGCCCGTTTATTATTCTGATGAGCGTCTGACAACGATTGAATCGCGTCGGGTCTTAGTGGAAGAAGCCGGCATACATGATCGCCATCAACGCAAAGAAATAATTGACCAAATGGCTGCTGTCTTGATTTTACAGAATTATTTAGACTTACACCGAAAGGATTAA
- a CDS encoding DUF1292 domain-containing protein, whose product MTQEVHGDDRQITLVDDKGNEELYEVLFTFHSDDYDKSYILLYPAAVGDDEEVEVQAFSYDADDAGDVTSSDLHEIESDDEWNMVQGVLNTFLDDDRLSGE is encoded by the coding sequence ATGACACAAGAAGTTCACGGTGATGACCGGCAAATTACCCTTGTTGACGACAAGGGTAATGAAGAATTATACGAAGTTTTATTTACATTTCATTCAGATGACTATGATAAGTCCTATATCTTGCTTTATCCAGCTGCAGTAGGTGACGATGAAGAAGTTGAAGTTCAGGCATTTAGTTATGATGCTGATGATGCAGGCGATGTAACCAGCAGCGATTTGCACGAAATTGAATCAGACGATGAATGGAACATGGTTCAAGGGGTGCTCAACACTTTCTTGGATGATGACCGTTTAAGTGGTGAATAA
- a CDS encoding DUF948 domain-containing protein, with protein MEISYGALAGLIAAVALLILVLFAIPVLVRAAKATKEADKTIQIANESIEQVAKDVSGLLDQTNDLLDKTNVLLADVNVKMKTLDPVVQAAADLGESVSDVNASSRKMAKRFSNAHFKRNGAVSSVVTSMFARRKRRKGED; from the coding sequence ATGGAAATTTCCTATGGTGCACTAGCAGGATTAATTGCTGCTGTTGCATTACTAATTTTAGTACTTTTCGCTATTCCGGTGCTAGTTCGTGCTGCAAAGGCTACTAAAGAAGCAGATAAGACAATTCAGATTGCGAATGAGTCGATTGAACAGGTTGCTAAAGATGTTAGTGGTTTGCTTGACCAAACAAATGACTTGCTCGATAAGACTAACGTACTGTTGGCTGATGTTAATGTCAAGATGAAGACCCTGGATCCAGTTGTGCAAGCAGCTGCCGATTTGGGTGAGAGCGTCTCAGACGTTAATGCTTCTTCGCGGAAAATGGCTAAACGGTTCAGTAATGCTCATTTTAAGCGTAACGGAGCTGTTTCTTCTGTAGTGACATCAATGTTTGCACGGCGTAAGCGTCGTAAAGGTGAAGATTAA
- the murI gene encoding glutamate racemase: MDNRPIGLLDSGVGGLTVVKKVMQKMPRESTVFIGDNAHIPYGDKSQEEIIELTRQSVKFLLSKNVKLIIFACNTATAAAMAAIQREVDQPIIGVIQSGSLAAARITKNKHVAVVGTQVTAASHAYQQEIKLRDSKIKVTELAAPKLVPLIEQDADYDTCLQAVKETLAPIQEQDFDTLILGCTHYPIIRDEFRQVLDKWVQIVDPADQVAQYTYNVLKRDDMFNASDAPTRHEYYTTGDAAMVNELGRSILGDPEFSAHHINEGEE, encoded by the coding sequence ATGGATAATCGACCAATTGGGTTATTGGATTCCGGTGTTGGCGGGCTAACGGTTGTTAAAAAGGTAATGCAAAAGATGCCGCGTGAATCGACGGTTTTTATTGGTGATAACGCACATATTCCTTATGGCGACAAGTCACAAGAAGAAATTATCGAACTGACTCGGCAAAGTGTTAAGTTTTTATTAAGTAAAAATGTTAAGCTGATTATTTTTGCATGCAATACGGCAACAGCGGCTGCAATGGCTGCTATTCAACGGGAAGTTGACCAGCCAATTATTGGTGTTATTCAATCTGGAAGTTTGGCAGCAGCGAGAATTACTAAAAACAAGCACGTGGCAGTTGTCGGTACGCAAGTAACAGCTGCTTCGCACGCTTATCAACAAGAGATTAAACTTCGTGATTCTAAAATTAAGGTGACAGAATTAGCGGCGCCTAAATTGGTGCCGTTAATTGAGCAAGATGCAGATTATGACACCTGTCTTCAGGCAGTGAAGGAAACATTGGCGCCAATTCAAGAGCAAGATTTTGACACGTTGATTTTGGGCTGTACCCACTATCCAATTATTCGTGATGAATTTAGGCAGGTGCTTGATAAGTGGGTTCAAATTGTTGATCCAGCCGATCAGGTTGCACAGTATACTTATAACGTGCTGAAGCGTGATGACATGTTTAATGCTTCAGATGCACCAACTAGACATGAATATTACACTACTGGCGATGCAGCAATGGTTAATGAACTAGGCCGCAGCATTTTGGGTGATCCAGAATTTAGCGCTCACCACATTAATGAGGGAGAAGAATAA
- a CDS encoding mechanosensitive ion channel family protein, whose protein sequence is MNNLLKIYPKFLKLNWDNIGEHLLTIIWQLVLSTAIFYIIDYFGKRIINHYLKHSKRPQNKRTRTVTALINSIFSYTVIFFYLFGVLSILGIPIGTLLASAGIFSLALGMGAQGFVSDLVNGFFILSEDQFDVGDIVQINNQTGTVVQLGLRTTRLKGSDGSIIYIPNRNISIVQNLAHGGIGLDIKLQLNAQNDFTKVRELIKQANSQVSLAKKTLVQGPKIIGITNQTAKTVDYVIHFQVKPGKEKAVQDIYLTAYLKILQVNDITLAG, encoded by the coding sequence ATGAATAACTTACTTAAAATCTATCCCAAATTTTTAAAATTAAACTGGGATAACATCGGCGAACATTTACTCACGATTATCTGGCAGCTTGTCTTATCAACGGCAATTTTTTACATCATTGATTACTTTGGCAAAAGAATTATTAATCATTACTTAAAGCACAGTAAAAGGCCGCAAAACAAGCGAACTAGAACTGTAACTGCCTTAATCAATAGTATTTTTAGCTACACCGTAATTTTCTTTTACTTATTTGGGGTTTTATCAATTTTGGGGATTCCAATTGGTACGCTTCTAGCAAGTGCCGGAATTTTTTCCCTAGCTTTAGGGATGGGGGCGCAAGGTTTTGTCAGCGATCTAGTCAACGGATTTTTCATTTTAAGTGAAGATCAATTTGACGTTGGCGATATTGTACAGATTAATAATCAAACCGGTACCGTTGTCCAACTAGGACTAAGAACTACCCGCCTGAAGGGCAGTGACGGCTCGATCATCTATATTCCCAACCGCAATATTTCAATTGTGCAGAACTTAGCTCACGGCGGCATTGGCTTAGATATTAAGCTGCAGCTAAATGCCCAAAATGATTTCACCAAAGTACGCGAATTAATTAAGCAGGCTAATAGCCAAGTATCCTTGGCCAAAAAGACTTTGGTGCAAGGACCCAAGATTATTGGCATTACTAATCAAACAGCCAAAACTGTCGACTATGTTATTCACTTTCAAGTAAAGCCAGGCAAAGAAAAGGCCGTGCAAGACATTTACTTAACAGCTTACCTCAAGATTTTACAAGTCAATGATATTACCCTAGCGGGATAG
- a CDS encoding DUF1269 domain-containing family protein: protein MKKFTSFLFGTVVGCAVGFVAGSLLVSDDQIDDIKTKVKNNDTVQDLKKKYDNGTEVVKNQLASFPKDVEDDSELKDFDDIVIDDSKDDIADNDNAEKTVDDLHHAENDTDVAAPAYPQE, encoded by the coding sequence ATGAAAAAGTTTACAAGTTTTTTGTTTGGTACAGTTGTTGGGTGTGCAGTAGGATTTGTTGCCGGCTCACTGCTTGTTAGTGACGATCAAATTGATGATATCAAGACTAAGGTTAAGAACAATGATACTGTTCAAGATTTGAAGAAGAAGTATGACAATGGTACCGAAGTTGTTAAGAACCAATTAGCATCATTCCCTAAGGATGTTGAAGATGATTCTGAATTAAAAGATTTCGATGATATTGTCATTGATGATTCTAAGGATGATATTGCTGATAACGACAATGCAGAGAAGACAGTTGATGATTTACATCATGCTGAAAACGACACTGATGTCGCAGCTCCAGCTTATCCACAAGAATAA
- the alaS gene encoding alanine--tRNA ligase, whose protein sequence is MKKLTSSEFRQMFLDFFKEHGHMVLQSQSLIPQDDPTLLWINSGVATMKKYFDGSVVPKNHRITSSQKSIRTNDIENVGKTARHQTFFEMLGNFSVGDYFKKEAIPWAWEFLTSPEWLDLDKDKLYCTVYPKDTEAQEIWEKTGMPKDHIVKLEENFWDIGEGPCGPDSEIFYDRGQENNDVAEDDPENFPGGENARYLEIWNIVFSQYNHLANGKYVDQPHKNIDTGMGLERVLSILQDAPTNFETDLFLPIIHETEKMTPGKKYEIDDENTPAFKIIADHVRTVSFAIADGALPSNTGRGYVLRRLIRRADLNGQRLGIKGAFLYKLVPVVGEIMQSHYPEVTDQKDFIAKVIKNEEERFQVTLESGLTLLDDLIAKAKNSEDKTISGKDAFKLFDTYGFPYELTFESAQDAGLNVDKEGFDTEMQAQKDRARNARGDLQSMGAQDVTLMNIKDKSEFEYGVYEEKHAKLIDIIVDDELVDQTDNETATLIFDKTPFYAERGGQVADHGRIYDQEGELVAEVTDVQHAPNDQNMHFVQVILPLVKGQEYVLKIDRARREGLRHSHSATHLLHAALRSILGDHTHQAGSLVEPDYLRFDFTAIEPLTDKELKSVEELVNQKIWEALDVKTTVTDEETGKKMGGLALFDGKYGDKVRVVQMGDFSSEFCGGTHCDNTNQIGIFKITSESAVGAGVRRIEAVMSKKAYAYLANRSELLDEIQAEVKSTKPEDIIDKVDSLEKELHDSQKQVEDLNLKINQVKAGEIFNAVEQAGDLTVIAEKADVNGMNDLRELADTWKSGNKSDVLVLAAANDGKANMIISLGEKALAKGLKAGDLIKQAAPIFGGGGGGRPNMAQAGGKKPEGLDEAIKTVVEIIAKN, encoded by the coding sequence ATGAAGAAACTAACAAGTTCTGAATTTAGACAAATGTTCTTAGACTTCTTTAAAGAGCATGGCCACATGGTTTTGCAGAGTCAATCACTGATTCCGCAAGATGACCCAACATTGTTGTGGATTAACTCTGGGGTTGCCACAATGAAGAAGTACTTTGATGGTTCAGTTGTGCCAAAGAACCACCGAATTACTAGCTCACAGAAGTCAATTAGAACTAACGATATTGAAAACGTGGGTAAAACCGCTCGTCACCAGACTTTCTTTGAAATGCTGGGTAACTTCTCAGTTGGGGATTACTTTAAGAAGGAAGCAATTCCGTGGGCTTGGGAATTTTTGACTAGTCCTGAATGGCTCGACTTAGATAAGGATAAATTGTACTGCACGGTTTACCCAAAGGATACTGAGGCTCAGGAAATCTGGGAAAAGACTGGGATGCCTAAGGACCATATTGTGAAGTTAGAAGAAAACTTCTGGGATATTGGTGAAGGTCCATGTGGTCCTGACTCCGAAATCTTTTATGACCGTGGTCAAGAAAATAATGATGTCGCTGAAGACGACCCAGAGAACTTCCCGGGTGGTGAAAATGCACGTTACCTTGAAATCTGGAACATTGTGTTCTCACAATATAACCACTTAGCTAATGGCAAGTACGTTGACCAGCCGCATAAGAATATTGATACGGGGATGGGACTAGAACGTGTTCTGTCAATCTTGCAGGATGCACCAACTAACTTTGAAACCGACTTATTCTTGCCAATTATTCATGAAACCGAAAAGATGACACCAGGTAAGAAGTACGAGATTGATGACGAAAATACGCCAGCATTCAAGATTATTGCCGACCACGTTCGGACCGTTAGTTTTGCCATTGCTGATGGTGCTTTACCATCAAACACCGGTCGTGGGTATGTTTTGCGGCGCTTAATCCGACGTGCAGACCTGAATGGTCAACGCTTGGGGATTAAGGGAGCTTTCCTTTACAAGTTAGTGCCAGTTGTTGGTGAAATCATGCAAAGCCACTATCCAGAAGTGACTGACCAAAAGGACTTCATTGCTAAGGTAATTAAGAATGAAGAAGAAAGATTCCAAGTAACACTTGAATCTGGTTTGACTTTGCTTGATGATTTAATTGCCAAGGCCAAAAATTCAGAAGATAAGACGATTTCTGGTAAGGATGCCTTCAAATTATTTGATACTTATGGCTTCCCTTATGAATTAACGTTTGAATCTGCTCAAGATGCAGGTTTAAATGTTGATAAAGAAGGCTTTGATACTGAGATGCAAGCTCAAAAAGACCGCGCCCGCAATGCTCGTGGTGACTTGCAATCAATGGGTGCTCAAGATGTTACTTTAATGAACATTAAGGATAAGTCTGAGTTTGAATACGGTGTTTATGAAGAAAAGCACGCTAAATTAATCGATATTATTGTGGATGACGAGTTAGTTGACCAAACTGATAATGAAACTGCTACTTTGATTTTTGATAAGACACCATTTTACGCAGAACGTGGTGGTCAAGTTGCCGATCACGGTAGAATTTACGATCAAGAAGGCGAATTGGTTGCCGAAGTAACTGACGTCCAACATGCGCCAAACGACCAAAACATGCACTTTGTTCAAGTAATCTTGCCACTTGTAAAGGGTCAAGAATATGTCTTGAAGATTGACCGCGCCCGTCGTGAAGGCTTGCGTCATTCGCACTCAGCAACCCACTTGCTTCATGCAGCATTGCGCAGTATTTTGGGCGACCATACTCATCAAGCCGGTAGTTTGGTTGAACCTGATTATTTGCGCTTTGACTTTACAGCCATTGAACCATTAACTGATAAGGAACTTAAGTCAGTTGAAGAATTGGTTAACCAAAAGATTTGGGAAGCTTTAGACGTTAAGACAACAGTTACTGATGAAGAAACTGGTAAGAAGATGGGTGGTTTAGCCTTATTTGATGGTAAATACGGCGACAAGGTCCGCGTTGTGCAAATGGGTGACTTCTCTAGTGAGTTCTGTGGTGGTACCCACTGTGATAACACTAACCAAATCGGAATTTTCAAGATTACTTCTGAATCAGCTGTTGGTGCTGGTGTTAGAAGAATTGAAGCTGTCATGTCAAAGAAGGCTTATGCATACTTAGCTAATCGTTCAGAATTACTTGATGAAATTCAAGCAGAAGTTAAGTCAACTAAGCCAGAAGATATTATTGATAAAGTTGATAGTCTTGAAAAAGAACTGCACGATAGCCAAAAGCAAGTTGAAGATTTGAACTTGAAGATTAATCAAGTTAAGGCTGGTGAAATCTTTAATGCCGTTGAACAAGCCGGTGATTTGACTGTTATTGCTGAAAAGGCTGACGTTAACGGGATGAATGACCTGCGTGAACTTGCTGATACGTGGAAGAGCGGCAACAAGTCTGATGTCTTAGTCTTAGCAGCAGCTAATGATGGCAAAGCCAATATGATTATCAGCTTAGGTGAAAAAGCCTTGGCTAAGGGCTTGAAGGCCGGCGACTTAATTAAGCAGGCTGCGCCAATCTTTGGCGGTGGTGGCGGCGGCCGTCCAAACATGGCTCAAGCTGGTGGTAAGAAGCCAGAAGGTCTTGATGAAGCAATTAAGACTGTTGTTGAAATAATTGCTAAAAATTAA
- a CDS encoding XTP/dITP diphosphatase, whose product MVKEILFATTNQGKVKELKEAFAQAGIEAVIKTNADLNNPPIVNEYGTTFTENAKLKAHELAEFSGMITIADDSGLMVDALNGAPGVHSARYAGIAHDDAHNNAKLLAELGGVPPEKRTAKFNTTIVASIPGKFDQDLVVSGQCAGQILAVPRGEDGFGYDPLFYVPEKNKTFAQMSLDEKNSLSHRGRAIEKLLAAWPEWLAQIN is encoded by the coding sequence ATCGTGAAAGAAATTTTATTTGCGACAACCAATCAGGGAAAAGTTAAGGAATTAAAGGAAGCTTTTGCCCAGGCGGGAATTGAAGCAGTGATTAAAACTAACGCTGACTTAAACAATCCGCCGATTGTGAACGAGTATGGGACCACCTTTACTGAGAATGCGAAGTTAAAAGCTCATGAGCTGGCTGAATTTAGTGGCATGATTACAATTGCGGATGATTCCGGTTTAATGGTTGATGCCCTTAATGGTGCTCCCGGTGTGCATTCTGCGCGTTATGCCGGTATTGCTCACGATGATGCCCACAATAATGCCAAATTGTTGGCAGAACTTGGTGGTGTGCCGCCAGAAAAGCGAACAGCAAAATTCAATACAACCATTGTTGCTTCAATTCCTGGAAAATTTGACCAGGATTTAGTTGTTAGTGGCCAATGTGCTGGGCAGATTTTAGCAGTGCCGCGCGGAGAAGACGGGTTTGGCTACGATCCGTTATTTTATGTGCCAGAAAAGAATAAAACTTTTGCGCAAATGTCATTGGACGAAAAGAATAGCCTGTCTCATCGCGGGCGGGCAATTGAAAAGTTACTAGCAGCATGGCCGGAATGGCTAGCACAAATTAACTAA
- the mscL gene encoding large-conductance mechanosensitive channel protein MscL produces MLQEFKEFIKRGNVMDLAVGVIIGGAFTNIVNSLVKNLINPLIGLFIGRIDLSNLVVKVGGATFKYGAFINTIINFLIIAFVVFLLVKAINKLTVKKQDDQPKQPTTEDYLKQIRDLLKEKSN; encoded by the coding sequence ATGCTTCAAGAATTTAAAGAATTTATTAAACGCGGTAATGTAATGGACTTAGCTGTCGGTGTAATTATCGGCGGCGCCTTTACCAATATCGTTAATTCACTGGTTAAAAACCTAATTAACCCCCTAATCGGCCTGTTTATTGGGCGAATTGATCTATCTAACTTAGTAGTCAAAGTTGGCGGTGCTACTTTTAAATATGGTGCCTTTATTAACACCATCATCAACTTCTTAATTATTGCCTTTGTTGTCTTTTTATTAGTTAAAGCAATTAATAAGCTAACAGTTAAGAAGCAAGACGACCAGCCAAAACAGCCAACAACAGAAGATTATCTAAAGCAAATTCGTGATTTACTAAAAGAAAAAAGCAATTAA
- a CDS encoding IreB family regulatory phosphoprotein, translated as MSSLDKTMHFDFNQNKGKNVYDTLQDVYDALEEKGYNPINQIVGYLLSGDPAYIPRHNDARNLILKHERDEIIEELVKSYLGKDK; from the coding sequence ATGAGTTCGCTAGATAAAACAATGCATTTTGATTTTAATCAAAATAAGGGCAAGAATGTTTATGATACTCTCCAAGATGTTTATGATGCTCTTGAGGAAAAGGGTTATAATCCAATCAATCAGATTGTCGGTTACTTATTGTCTGGCGATCCAGCATACATTCCACGGCACAATGACGCTCGTAATTTGATCTTGAAGCACGAGCGTGATGAAATAATTGAAGAACTTGTCAAAAGTTATCTTGGAAAAGACAAGTAA